The Synechococcus sp. RS9916 DNA segment GTTGGCAGCCTTCATATTCGGGGTTAGAGGGCTTCCGTCGAGGGCTTTCAATTACCATTGACTGGTTTTCTGATCCTACTAACTTGCGACAATACCGTCCTGGTATTTATGCCGTATGAATCATCTACAAAAAGCAGAGTCAGTATTATCCCATTTAAAGTCATCTTATGACTCTGAAGGCATAAGGCTTCCAGTTCACCTTCATGAGCCGGATTTTAGGGATACTAATGCAATTCAATATGTCTCCGAATGTATAAATACAGGTTGGGTTAGTTCTGCAGGTCAGTGGGTGAATAAATTTGAGCAACAATTGTCAGTATTTACAGGAGCTCGTCATGTTATAGCTGTTACGAATGGAACGGTTGCCTTGCGACTTGCTCTTCATTTGGTCGGAGTTCGTTCTGATGATGAAGTAATTGTTCCACCACTTAGTTTTGTAGCGACCTGCAATGCAATTTCTCACCTAGGAGCTATCCCTCATTTTGTTGACATTAATAACCGTACACTTTCTCTTGATACTGTTAAGCTATCCGATAGACTTTCCCATATAGCCATAAAAAGAGAAAACAAAGTCTATAATAAAGAATCAGGCCGAAGAATAGCAGCTATTGTACCTGTACATATTTTTGGGCATCCTGCAGATCTCGATGATCTAATGCGAGTATCTCAAGATTGGAACCTTCCTATTGTTGAGGATGCTGCAGAGGCTCTTGGAAGTTGGTTTAAAGATAAACATTGTGGCCTTACTGGATCTGTGGGCATCTTGAGTTTTAATGGCAATAAACTCATTACTACTGGTGGCGGTGGTGCATTAATTACCAACGATGATCTTATTGCTAAGCAGGCTCGTCATCTATCCACTACTGCAAAAGTATCTCATCCTTGGGAATTCTATCATGACAGTGTTGGTTGGAATGATCGTATGCCTAATATTAATGCGGCATTAGGCTGTGCTCAGCTGGAAAAACTTCATAGTCGTCTTCAGCTTAAACGTAAAATTTACTCATTTTATTCTAATCTATTTTCTAAATTTAGTTATTGCCAAGTAATTGAAGAGCCTACTGGTTCAGTGAGTAATTATTGGTTAGTATCTCTTCGGCTTATTGAGCAAGACTTATCCGAGGTACTTGCCCTGCGTAATGCACTACTTGCTTCAGCACATTCCCAAAAGATTTTTTTGCGTCCATGTTGGAACTTGCTCAGCGACCTCCCAATGTATAGGAATTGTCCATCAGGAAGCCTTTCAAACGCAAAAGACCAGGTTTTACGTCTTATTAGTTTACCTAGCAGCCCATATCTGTTGGGCCAATAATTGTTTCTTGTAAAAAAAAAACTATGACACCATTCAAAATTGGTTATTTTGCAGATGGCCCTTGGTCACATGGCTCACTCGATTTAATTACTAGTGATCCATCCTTAGCTGTTGAGTTTATATGTGCACGATATGATGCGCCAGACCCAGTTTTAAGAGAGAAAGCCAATTTCCTCAACATTCCTTTTTTAACGCACGAAAACGTTAACTCTCCTGCATTTACTTCATTATTGAGTGATATTAATTGTGATATTTTTGTTTCAATGTCTTTCAACCAGATTTTACGGCCGAAGACATACTCTTTGCCTCGTTTTGGAACCATAAACTGTCATGCCGGCATGCTTCCTTATTACAGAGGCAGAAATATACTTAACTGGGCATTAATTAATGATGAAAAATCATTTGGCATAACTGTACATTATGTCGATTCAGGGGTTGACACTGGTGATATTATTTCACAAAAGTCATTCCCAATATGTGACAATGACGACTATTCTTCTCTTTTAAAAGTAGCCTATAAGGAATGCCCTCCTCTCCTCTATGGTGCTATCTTAGATATTTGCAATTGCCGTGCAGATAGAATTCCCCAGAAAACAATACACCCTCATGGGTCCTATTTTAGCCAGCGTGTTGTTGGTGACGAAATAATCGATTGGAATCAACCTTCTAGATCAATTTTCAATTTTGTTAGAGCTCTTTCAACTCCTGGTCCAAACGCCCAGACATTTGTTGGTAGTAATTGCATCAAAATAGCCAAAGTAGAGCTTATCGATACCGCTCCTATTTATAAATGTATTCCAGGAGCTATTCTCGCAAAAGATGATAATACCTTCATAGTAAAAACCTCAGATTCTTACTTAAGGCTGCTACAATGGCAGTGTGACTTTAAACTTGCCGCCGGCATGAGGTTTTCCTGATGGTTCTAATTATTGCTGAAGCAGGTGTTAATCATAATGGCAGCGTAAAAATGGCCAAGGAGTTGATTGATGCAGCATCTTCTGCTGGCGCAGATGTTGTAAAGTTCCAAACATTTAAAGCTTCTTCATTGGTTACTAATTATGCATCTAAAGCCACTTATCAACAAACTAATACTGACCCGCTTGAGTCTCAACTTAATATGTTGAAAAGTCTTGAGCTAAGTGAAGATGACCACTATAGTCTTATAGATTATTGCCAGAGCAAGGGCATAGTATTTCTGTCAACTGCTTTTGACTTATTAAGCATTGATTTTCTTAGGAAAACACATCCAGTTTTTTGGAAGATTCCTTCTGGTGAAATCACGAATCTACCGTATTTAAGATCTATTGGCTCGTTTAATATGCCTGTTCTTCTCTCTACCGGTATGTGTACCCTTGGAGACATAGAGACTGCTATAAATATCCTCGAAAATGCCGGAACTTCTCGTTCTAACATAACTGTCTTACATTGTACGACGGAATACCCAGCACCATTTGATGAAGTTAACTTAAATTCGATACCAGCTATTGCTAAAGCTTTTGGTACATCCGTTGGTTATTCAGACCACACCACTGGTATATCCGTACCAATAGCTGCAGTCGCGCTTGGTGCTACCGTCATAGAAAAACATCTTACTTTAAATCGTAGCCTACCTGGGCCCGACCATAAAGCCAGCTTAGAGCCATCAGAATTCGCGGCTATGGTTGATGGAATTCGCTCGGTAGTCTCTAGCCTAGGCGACGGTATTAAGAGACCCACTTCCAGCGAGACTAAGAACCTTATCATTGCTCGTAAATCTATTGTCGCTGCCACTCCTATAAAAGTTGGCGATCGTTTTACTTCTTCCAACCTTACAACCAAACGTCCTGGGTCTGGCATCTCCCCAATTTATTGGGATTCTTTACTTGGCAAGTCTTCTACTAGAGACTATATGCCTGATGATTTAATCTATTGGCTCTGATTATGCGGAAAATCTGTGTAGTTACAGGTACACGGGCTGACTACGGCTTGCTTAGATGGGTTATTGACGGAATCAGTAAGTCCTCCATGCTTCAACTGCAGATTGTTGCGACTGGAATGCATCTATCTCATGAATTTGGTCTTACTTTTAAGGAGATTGAGAATGATGGTTATAATATTGATCTTAAAGTTGAAATGCTTTTGAGCTCTGATTCAAGTGTCGGGATTACCAAATCAATTGGATTAGGAATTATTGGTTTTGCAGATGCTTTTAAAGAATTGAATCCTGATATTGTCTTGTTGCTTGGCGATCGTTTTGAAATTTTTGCTGCAGCAACGGCAGCACTTATTTCTAAAATTCCAGTTGCTCATTGTCATGGTGGCGAGACAACTGAGGGTGCTTTTGATGAGTCAATACGACACAGTATCACTAAAATGTCTCACCTACATTTTGTCGCGGCTAGAGAATATCAGGAAAGAGTTCTGCAACTTGGTGAAGATCCTGAGAATGTCCACTTAGTTGGTGGATTGGGAATTGATAATATCAAAAAGCTATCGCTTTTGGACAAGTCCTCATTAGAGTCAGAACTTGAATTTAAATTTCAAGATACTAATTACCTTGTTACCTTCCATCCAGTAACGCTTGATACTTACTCTGGAACTGAGCAGATTACTGAGTTACTTAGAGCCCTTTCTAATTTAGTAAATACTGGAATTATTTTTACAATGCCGAATTCGGATACGGGCAGCCGTCCCTTGATGAACCTTATAAATAACTTCTGTAGCGACCATGAATATGCATCATCATATACTTCTCTTGGTCAAATAAAATATTTATCTACGCTAAAGTATGTTGATGCCGTTATTGGAAATTCTTCTAGTGGCTTGCTAGAAGCACCGACATTTAAAACTGCTACTATTAATATTGGTGATCGACAAAAGGGCAGGCTTATGGCTAGTAGCGTCATTAACTGTGATCCCAACTGTATTTCAATCCAAAACGCTATTAATCATTTAAATTCTCATGCTTTCAAGCAATCCCTTAATACTACCGTTAATCCCAATGGATCTGGTGGAAGTGCAGACAAAATAATCAAAGTCTTAGAAAGCTATAAGTATCCTACAAAACTACAGAAAAAATTTCATAGTTATCCATAAAAACTCTCATTTTTATTGTGATTCCAATCTAGTACTTCTTTCTTTTCTTTTATACTAGTCACTTTTACTGAAAATGCCCGTTTCATTTATCATCTTAAAAACTTTATGGTTGCATATCCCTTATCGTATCCAAAAGCTTTTATTATTTCAACTATTTTTAACTATTCTAGTAGGCATTTCGGAATTTTTACTTTTAGGCTCAATTTATCCTTTTTTACAGGTTCTTACTTCGACAAGCAATGAGAAATCACCCCTTATAATTAGTATATTATCTCAATTAAGTGTTAGCCTGACCGATAATAATATATTATTATTTTCTTGTATAATTTTTATCTTTTCTATTGTATTTACCACTTCTGCAAAATTGTACAATTTGCACTTTGGTGCTTTTGTAGCTTCTCAAGTTGATTCCTGGCTGTCCAAACGTTTATTCGATGGATTCCTTACAATGACATATTTAGAATCCACATTAACTAGTAGTAGTAATATTACAACCACAATTGTCCAACATGTAGCGAGTGTAACTTCGGTTGTTCGTGCCTACATTCTCATTATTACATCTTTTACCTCTGCTATTGGCATTCTGGCTGCATTATTTTTTACCGAACCTTTTCTATCCTCTTCTGTTCTTATTATTCTTATCATTTGTTATATCCTCATTGGTTCAAGAGTTAAAGAAATTTTATTGAGCAATGGTTCTATTGCTTCTCAATTAACTACTGACATCTATAAGCATATTCAGGAATCATATGGCGCGCTATCTGATATTATTATCAATAGCTCTCAAGTTATGTATTCTAAGAAGTTTGATGTTTTAAATCAGCATAAAAAAAATCTTCAAGCTCAAAAATTATTTCTTACTTCTTTTCCCAGGTTTCTACTGGAAGGGATATCTCTCACGGTTCTCATAATTGTCGCTTTTACCTCATACCTTCTTGTTTCCACTAATGTTCTATCAAAGATTGCTGTATTAGCCCTCGGTCTTCAGAGAATGTTACCTTCACTTCAGCAAATTTACGGTAATTGGTCAAATATTAAGGCTTCTTCAACACCAGCTTTTAATGTTTTAACGCGACTTTCTGACGCTGAACCCAAATTTTTAGTGCAATCACAGATTAAAGCACTACCCTTTAATAAAAGTATTACATTGAGCAATGTCTCTTTTGCTTATCCCAATTCACAAAAGACAACCATATCTAATATTAGTTTATTTATTCAGAAAGGCGAAATCGTTGGTTTCGTAGGAAAATCAGGTCAAGGCAAAAGTACTCTAATCAACATCTTGATGGGTTTGCTGATACCTACCTCTGGTTCCATTTACATTGACTCTGAACTTATTTCTATTCCTAACGATCCCAATTTCAATGTCTCCTCTCGATGGATGAAAAATATTTCTCACGTATCCCAAAATATTTTCATTTTTGATAGCACTTTATCTTCTAATATTTCATTAGAAGAAGACTCAAGTATATGTTTGCAGAATTTGCGTGAATGTGCCACAGCAGCATGCATAGATGACTTTATTATGTCCCTACCTGACCAATACTCCTCAATGGTTGGTCAATCTGGTGCGAAGCTCAGCGGGGGACAAAAGCAGCGTATTGGTATTGCCCGTGCCCTGTATCAAAATCCATCGGTGCTTGTCCTCGATGAGGCAACCAGCGCTTTAGACCCAGACACAGAATCGAGAATTATCCGCAACATCATTAATTTTAATAAAAAAATGACAATTATTATGGTGTCTCATCGTTATGGTACATTATCCAATTGCGATAAAATCTTTTCTGTCGATTCAACAGGTGTTAAAGAAATTTCCTATTCTTCATTAACATCTCCTCAGCTTTCCTAAGTTTCATTCCCTACAATCTCAAATGTTTAATCATAAGTTTGTTAAGAAGCTTCCCAAAAATCCTTTTGGGACAAAGCCTATGGCTACTGCTGATGAGTATCTACTTCTTTACAATGAGCTTATTTCGAAAAATGAAAGCCCACAGCTTCTTGAATTTGAAAAAAAATATCAGTATAATATTCCATTGGATTGGTTTTACCCCTTAGTTCTACAAACCAACGTCGTTATAAAGAAATCAGCCCTTAATTGTTCTCATGGTAGATATTTATACACTTTACTTTCTCATTATATTTCATGTTACTCCTCTCAGGATATAACAATTCTTGAAACTGGTACAGCTAGAGGTTTTTCATCGGTATGCATGGCTAAAGCGCTTAAAGATCAAAATACTAATGGGCGAATTCTCTCAATTGATTGTATAGCACATAATTCACCCATTTACTGGAATTGTATCGCTGATAAATATGGCCCTATGTCTAGGTATCAGCTCTTAGCTCAATGGAGAGATTTGTGTAATTCAATTATCTATCTTACTGGATGGACAAACGATGTTCTTAATTCTTTATCACTTAACAGAATTAATTTTGCATTCCTAGATGCTCAGCATGACTTTGACAGCATTCTTGTTGAGTTTGACTTTGTAAGCAAGCGCCAAATATCAGGTGATATTGTGTTTTTTGATGATGTTACTGAATCTGCATTCCCTGGTGTATGTGATGCAGTTAGATATATTAATTCACTTGGTAGCTATACAGTGACTTATCTTGACTCTGATCCATCCCGAGGTTATGCTATTGCTATTAAAAATTAAAGATGCATATTAGTCCTTCGAAACATATTAAATATATAATACTTCCTTTCCCTTCAATAGGTTCCCTTGAGAACTTGCTTTCCTTCAGGGACATTTATATAAAAAAACCTGTTGCTCTTTTATTTCTTAATAATGAACATATTTATCAGTATCTAAGCTATTTACTCTTGACTAACTGCTGTTCATTACAGCTTTACTCTGATGAATTTCTAGTCATCGCCTCCAATAATCGCTTGATTGACATTAAATTTATAATTACCTTTTTCTTTGGTCTTGTCAATCTATCCTTTCCGCTTAAAAAGCTGATCCTGATTCTTATACGACCTCTTATTTGCAATCCTCTCCTCTATCATAGTTGGACATTTTTTATCCCTAATGTTAATTTTGATTTTAGCAATTTACAAGTTATAGTTTCTGACTTTCTAGCTCTTCACACTAAAAACCTCCTTTCTTATCTTAGGCGGTTTAAGCCTAATCAATATATTTCAATTAGACATGGTGTAACCATTTCTCCTTTGTGTCCTGTTACTAGTGACCAAAAAAAGTTATATTCTGACTTCAGTTTGCCTTCCGAGCATTTGTATCTGTATACTAACACTCATGAATTAGATTATTTTTCAACTGTCCTTCCTTGTAATTCATCAAAGTTTCTTTATATTCCCGTTTTGCGACTTTTAAATAAATCAATTTCATATTCATCTATCGATTCATCTACCATATCAATTTTCACTCGACCTATTTCACCACCATATTTGTCTAAAGATGATATTCTTGATTTTATTTACTTAGCAAATCAGATCACGGCTTATCGTTCTGACCTTACTTTCGTTGTAAAAAATCATCCAAAAGATAAGCATAAGTACGTTTATAGGCTTTTAAAAAAAGGACTTACCAATTGTTCGGTTTACGAAGCTCATTATGATGCAATTTCACTGGCGCGCAAATCGAAAATTTCAATAACCTTTTACTCAAATCTGTCTGTAGATTTTTCCTATCTAAAAATACCTCATTTTGAATTCTACTGCAAATCTTTAGAAACCATACATGCTGAATCAGGTTTATTTCACGACTGTAATCACTATCCTAGTCTAGACTACCGCTATTTTGGCCTCTCTCCTGTATTACACAATTCCGATCAATTACATAATGCTCTTCTCGATAATTGTTGTTATGAGCATCATGTCGACTTTTCCTACAATGCGCATATTGAACTATTTAATCCTACTTTGCCATTAGATCATATCTACGAAGGCTTGCCAGCATCTTAAAATGACCTCTGTAAAAGTATCTGTAAATCTAAAAGTTTTTTTTCAATATAAGCTTCTCCTGTTTTTCGCTAAAACAAATGTTTGCCCTCTTTTAACTGAAAAAATATTTCCTCGAAGCGGACCAAGGTATTTTTTCCTAAATCTTCTTGTTGCAATTACCTCCCATAAGTATTTAAAAGTTTCATATAATACATCAAGATCTAAGTATCATCTACATAATAGTGGTGATGTAACTATTAAATATTTTTCCTCTATTCCACCTAGTAAATCGATTCTTCGTCTTGATGGTATCGGTTTTGAGTCATACGAAGGCGAAAAAAGAAAACAATATGTCCATACTATGAATGAACTTGTAAACAAATCTCATGCATTAATATTCCAATCCAATTTTTCAAAATCCATATTTCAAGATTTCTATTCTGACTTAATTCTTTCTAAGCCGCATACCGTTATTACTAATGGCTCATCTCAGTTATCTTCTAGTATCAACAAACGTAAACTTCAAAAGAGTTATAATATATATTTGCCAGATAAATTTTTCGTCGTTGCCGGTCGTAATGTACCAAGAAAGCGTATAAATTTAATTATAGACCTTTTTAAAAGCTTACCTCAATATAATCTAGTAGTTTTATCTGATGTCAGTTCAAATTTTTTCGAATATCCTAATATTTATCCACTTGGTATTCTACCTCCCGGAATTGCTAGGTATATCATCTCTATCTCTACTGCACTTATCCACGTAGACACCTACGACTGGTGTCCTAATATTGTTGTCAATGCTTTATATGATGGCGCTTCTATTATTTGTTCAAACTATGGAGGTACACCCGAAATTGTGCGTAAATCATGTAACAACCACTTCATTATCCAGGAACATCATACGCATTCCGATACCTTCGACTACATGTGTAATTTATCCAGTGCTAAGTTTCCTCTAGATTTATTTTATGATGCTTTAGATAAAGCTTATAACAAACAAACGATAAATCTTACTTCTCAGTACGAATTCTCAATAGATTATTCTGCTTTCAACTATTCAAGTTTTATTCAAGGCCTTTCATGTTAAATATTTTTGGATTGGCTAATGCTCTTTCGCTTCCTACCATGGAAGCTTATTCTTTAAATCCCCTTTTAACTTTAACTCTTGCACTTACTCCGTTAGCTCTTTTTTTCTTTAACTCATTAACCTACCGAGTACGAGTTGCTTTACTTTGCCTTATTCTTCCTTTAGTACAATCCCTCCATAGAGCAGGTGGAGATCTTTTTAATTATACTATTGCAATCAATACATCAACAATTTGGAATATTGAACCCTTCTGGTTCATCTTCTTCTTGCTCCATAAAATTTATCATGTCAACAATGAATTTTTAATTTCTTTCCTTTATTTTATCATTAGTTTATTATTCTTCGGCTCCATACTTTCCTTTTATAATGGTCATAACATTAAGGACATATTCTATGGATTGTTACTTGCATCAGTTATGTTTGGCCCCGCTTTGTATCAGGCCCAAATACGGCTTTCTTTGTCTATAGCATTTACTTACTTATCTATCTTCTTATTTAAAAAGCGCAAATCAGTTATAGCTACTTTGCTTATGCTTTCAAGTGTTATCAGCCATTCAACATCCATCCTTTTTTCACCATTAATAATATACCTTGCTTTCTCAGATAATGTCGATGATTATCTCACACTACTGATCCAGAAATCACGAGTGAAATTTATATTCTTAATGGTTTTAATTCTTCTAGTTTCGTGTGTTATTGTTGTTTTAGTTGTTCTTGCACCAAGATATTTTAGTGCCGACTCAAGTCAGTTTCAGCTTGGCCAAGCAAGTGGGTCTTTTCTCTATGACCTTATTAGCTCATTTACTATTTTTATCTTGTACAAGTTTTCTTTAAATTCAAATTTCGTCTTTCAATTTGCTTCTTCTTCGAAATATATTCGTAGCCAATTTTTTAATTCAATTATTTCGTCTTCAATTCTTCTTGGATTTATTGGATGGCTCGGTCGATTTAAATTTTGGTTTTATCCCTATATCTCATTGACTATATCTTCAAATTACAAGCCATTTATATTTTTCATTC contains these protein-coding regions:
- a CDS encoding LegC family aminotransferase — its product is MNHLQKAESVLSHLKSSYDSEGIRLPVHLHEPDFRDTNAIQYVSECINTGWVSSAGQWVNKFEQQLSVFTGARHVIAVTNGTVALRLALHLVGVRSDDEVIVPPLSFVATCNAISHLGAIPHFVDINNRTLSLDTVKLSDRLSHIAIKRENKVYNKESGRRIAAIVPVHIFGHPADLDDLMRVSQDWNLPIVEDAAEALGSWFKDKHCGLTGSVGILSFNGNKLITTGGGGALITNDDLIAKQARHLSTTAKVSHPWEFYHDSVGWNDRMPNINAALGCAQLEKLHSRLQLKRKIYSFYSNLFSKFSYCQVIEEPTGSVSNYWLVSLRLIEQDLSEVLALRNALLASAHSQKIFLRPCWNLLSDLPMYRNCPSGSLSNAKDQVLRLISLPSSPYLLGQ
- a CDS encoding methionyl-tRNA formyltransferase, whose amino-acid sequence is MTPFKIGYFADGPWSHGSLDLITSDPSLAVEFICARYDAPDPVLREKANFLNIPFLTHENVNSPAFTSLLSDINCDIFVSMSFNQILRPKTYSLPRFGTINCHAGMLPYYRGRNILNWALINDEKSFGITVHYVDSGVDTGDIISQKSFPICDNDDYSSLLKVAYKECPPLLYGAILDICNCRADRIPQKTIHPHGSYFSQRVVGDEIIDWNQPSRSIFNFVRALSTPGPNAQTFVGSNCIKIAKVELIDTAPIYKCIPGAILAKDDNTFIVKTSDSYLRLLQWQCDFKLAAGMRFS
- the neuB gene encoding N-acetylneuraminate synthase encodes the protein MVLIIAEAGVNHNGSVKMAKELIDAASSAGADVVKFQTFKASSLVTNYASKATYQQTNTDPLESQLNMLKSLELSEDDHYSLIDYCQSKGIVFLSTAFDLLSIDFLRKTHPVFWKIPSGEITNLPYLRSIGSFNMPVLLSTGMCTLGDIETAINILENAGTSRSNITVLHCTTEYPAPFDEVNLNSIPAIAKAFGTSVGYSDHTTGISVPIAAVALGATVIEKHLTLNRSLPGPDHKASLEPSEFAAMVDGIRSVVSSLGDGIKRPTSSETKNLIIARKSIVAATPIKVGDRFTSSNLTTKRPGSGISPIYWDSLLGKSSTRDYMPDDLIYWL
- the neuC gene encoding UDP-N-acetylglucosamine 2-epimerase → MRKICVVTGTRADYGLLRWVIDGISKSSMLQLQIVATGMHLSHEFGLTFKEIENDGYNIDLKVEMLLSSDSSVGITKSIGLGIIGFADAFKELNPDIVLLLGDRFEIFAAATAALISKIPVAHCHGGETTEGAFDESIRHSITKMSHLHFVAAREYQERVLQLGEDPENVHLVGGLGIDNIKKLSLLDKSSLESELEFKFQDTNYLVTFHPVTLDTYSGTEQITELLRALSNLVNTGIIFTMPNSDTGSRPLMNLINNFCSDHEYASSYTSLGQIKYLSTLKYVDAVIGNSSSGLLEAPTFKTATINIGDRQKGRLMASSVINCDPNCISIQNAINHLNSHAFKQSLNTTVNPNGSGGSADKIIKVLESYKYPTKLQKKFHSYP
- a CDS encoding ABC transporter ATP-binding protein; this encodes MPVSFIILKTLWLHIPYRIQKLLLFQLFLTILVGISEFLLLGSIYPFLQVLTSTSNEKSPLIISILSQLSVSLTDNNILLFSCIIFIFSIVFTTSAKLYNLHFGAFVASQVDSWLSKRLFDGFLTMTYLESTLTSSSNITTTIVQHVASVTSVVRAYILIITSFTSAIGILAALFFTEPFLSSSVLIILIICYILIGSRVKEILLSNGSIASQLTTDIYKHIQESYGALSDIIINSSQVMYSKKFDVLNQHKKNLQAQKLFLTSFPRFLLEGISLTVLIIVAFTSYLLVSTNVLSKIAVLALGLQRMLPSLQQIYGNWSNIKASSTPAFNVLTRLSDAEPKFLVQSQIKALPFNKSITLSNVSFAYPNSQKTTISNISLFIQKGEIVGFVGKSGQGKSTLINILMGLLIPTSGSIYIDSELISIPNDPNFNVSSRWMKNISHVSQNIFIFDSTLSSNISLEEDSSICLQNLRECATAACIDDFIMSLPDQYSSMVGQSGAKLSGGQKQRIGIARALYQNPSVLVLDEATSALDPDTESRIIRNIINFNKKMTIIMVSHRYGTLSNCDKIFSVDSTGVKEISYSSLTSPQLS
- a CDS encoding class I SAM-dependent methyltransferase; the protein is MFNHKFVKKLPKNPFGTKPMATADEYLLLYNELISKNESPQLLEFEKKYQYNIPLDWFYPLVLQTNVVIKKSALNCSHGRYLYTLLSHYISCYSSQDITILETGTARGFSSVCMAKALKDQNTNGRILSIDCIAHNSPIYWNCIADKYGPMSRYQLLAQWRDLCNSIIYLTGWTNDVLNSLSLNRINFAFLDAQHDFDSILVEFDFVSKRQISGDIVFFDDVTESAFPGVCDAVRYINSLGSYTVTYLDSDPSRGYAIAIKN